In the genome of Pelobacter seleniigenes DSM 18267, one region contains:
- a CDS encoding DUF302 domain-containing protein codes for MTYHISKKVASAFAETVTIVKNKLAEHGFGILSEINVTSKLQEKLGVSFRNYLILGACNPPYAYEALQAEPYIGTMLPCNVVIQEWDDGSVEVSAIDPLASMMAVQNPGLGKIAQEIQGKLRQVIADL; via the coding sequence ATGACCTATCACATCAGTAAAAAGGTTGCCTCCGCTTTCGCAGAGACCGTAACAATCGTGAAGAATAAACTGGCGGAACATGGCTTTGGCATTCTGTCTGAAATCAACGTCACCAGTAAGTTACAAGAGAAGCTGGGCGTGTCCTTTCGTAATTACCTGATTCTGGGAGCCTGCAATCCGCCCTATGCCTATGAAGCATTACAGGCCGAACCTTATATCGGGACTATGCTCCCCTGCAATGTCGTGATTCAGGAATGGGACGATGGCAGTGTTGAGGTCTCGGCCATTGACCCGCTGGCTTCGATGATGGCGGTTCAAAACCCAGGCCTGGGTAAGATTGCGCAAGAAATTCAGGGCAAACTCAGGCAGGTTATTGCCGATTTATAG
- a CDS encoding CHAD domain-containing protein yields MKIRSDWQLKEGVSVEDLQQGLTDDLRLCRQESTAREIRVLDDADWQLWQADRLLLREDGTRLKLYDANDNCLAAATAPEKSRFWWELPAGELAEKIRASVPLRAFVAKFQCRISQQPLAVLNPDEKTVVRLRLFGLTRTDGSGLQLLSILPLRGYRQEYDRVVALLLPQLLVKTAPLTLRQLLLQAGMEISALPGKPSFDLDGREPSEEAVTRMAAKLIQLARHQEQGIIEDIDSEFVHQYRVNIRKARSLIALFKKTLSQPRYQALKSELKALGQITNRLRDLDVFLLDQDHYRGLLPDGFQTGLDHLYRRLRRRRAAAFKAVREQLSTEAYLEQISNVLLTLNRPAEFCSAQAQTGIRELVAKKISTQYAAIVRDGSAIDEQTPDSAIHELRIECKKLRYLLELFAELFEKSLLKSLVRQLKELQDNLGRFNDFSVQREFLDRLAGGRGSSDEERASINGLAAVLYNQQVAERGQVVANVNRFIAVPVQESFQQLFHSEGQEPTEP; encoded by the coding sequence ATGAAAATTCGTAGCGACTGGCAACTGAAAGAGGGCGTTTCCGTCGAGGATCTGCAACAGGGCTTGACCGATGATCTAAGACTCTGTCGACAGGAAAGCACAGCGCGGGAGATCCGGGTCCTGGATGACGCGGATTGGCAGCTCTGGCAGGCCGATCGGCTGCTGCTGCGCGAAGACGGGACCCGGTTGAAGCTTTATGACGCGAACGACAACTGCCTGGCGGCCGCAACGGCGCCGGAAAAAAGCCGCTTCTGGTGGGAGCTGCCGGCCGGGGAGTTGGCTGAGAAAATTCGGGCAAGTGTACCGCTGAGGGCCTTTGTAGCCAAATTTCAGTGCCGGATCAGCCAGCAGCCGCTGGCTGTTTTGAACCCTGATGAAAAAACCGTCGTCAGGTTGCGGCTGTTCGGTCTGACGCGGACGGACGGCAGTGGGCTGCAGCTGCTGTCCATCTTACCGTTACGCGGCTATCGCCAGGAATATGATCGGGTGGTCGCCCTGCTGTTACCGCAGCTGCTGGTGAAAACCGCCCCCTTGACCCTGCGCCAGCTGCTGTTGCAGGCCGGTATGGAGATCTCAGCGTTGCCCGGCAAGCCGAGCTTCGACTTGGATGGCCGGGAACCGAGTGAAGAGGCGGTGACCCGAATGGCCGCCAAGCTGATTCAGTTGGCCCGCCACCAGGAGCAGGGCATCATCGAGGACATCGACAGTGAATTCGTCCACCAGTACCGGGTGAATATCCGCAAAGCCCGCTCGCTGATCGCGCTGTTTAAAAAGACTCTTTCCCAGCCGCGATACCAGGCGCTGAAGAGCGAACTGAAAGCGCTCGGCCAGATCACCAATCGGCTGCGCGACCTGGATGTCTTTCTCCTTGATCAGGATCATTATCGCGGCCTGCTGCCGGACGGTTTTCAGACCGGCCTCGACCATCTTTACCGACGCCTGCGGCGCAGGCGCGCCGCGGCATTTAAGGCCGTCAGGGAGCAGTTATCCACAGAGGCCTATCTGGAGCAGATCAGCAATGTGCTGCTGACTCTGAACCGGCCAGCGGAATTTTGTTCGGCGCAGGCGCAAACCGGCATCCGTGAACTGGTGGCAAAAAAGATCTCAACCCAGTATGCCGCGATTGTCCGGGATGGCTCCGCCATTGATGAGCAGACGCCGGATTCCGCTATCCACGAACTGCGCATCGAATGTAAAAAACTCCGTTATCTGCTTGAACTGTTTGCCGAACTGTTTGAAAAATCGTTACTTAAATCTTTGGTCAGGCAGCTCAAGGAACTGCAGGACAACCTGGGTCGGTTCAATGACTTTTCAGTGCAGCGGGAGTTTCTCGACCGGTTGGCCGGCGGACGCGGCAGCAGTGACGAGGAACGGGCGAGTATCAACGGCCTGGCCGCGGTTCTCTACAATCAGCAGGTGGCAGAACGCGGCCAGGTGGTCGCCAATGTCAACCGCTTTATCGCGGTCCCGGTCCAAGAGAGCTTTCAACAACTTTTCCACAGCGAGGGGCAGGAGCCGACCGAGCCATGA
- a CDS encoding SixA phosphatase family protein, protein MRLLTLIRHAKSDWSDAALSDFDRPLNSRGKKNAPLMGQRMAQNGTIPELLISSSAKRARKTASLIAREIGIAKAEIRLEEQLFDAKERTLQAFIKGLPEKQHIGLIGHNPGLSELAGWLCKDAPEWLPTCAVLTLELNIDSWDELKKGCGQVKNYDYPKKAD, encoded by the coding sequence ATGAGATTATTGACCTTGATCCGCCACGCCAAGTCGGACTGGAGCGATGCCGCGCTCTCCGATTTTGATCGTCCTTTGAATTCGCGGGGCAAGAAAAATGCCCCGCTGATGGGACAACGAATGGCCCAAAATGGTACGATTCCCGAACTGCTGATCAGCAGTTCGGCGAAACGCGCCCGTAAAACAGCTAGCCTGATCGCCAGGGAAATCGGCATAGCCAAAGCTGAAATCCGGCTCGAAGAGCAGCTCTTTGATGCCAAGGAAAGAACCCTGCAAGCGTTCATCAAAGGCCTGCCCGAAAAACAGCACATTGGCCTGATCGGCCATAATCCGGGCCTTTCCGAGCTGGCCGGCTGGCTGTGCAAGGATGCTCCGGAGTGGCTGCCGACCTGTGCGGTGCTGACCCTGGAGCTGAATATCGACAGCTGGGATGAGCTGAAAAAAGGCTGCGGGCAGGTGAAAAACTACGATTATCCGAAAAAAGCGGACTGA
- a CDS encoding YHS domain-containing protein, with protein MRKDLVCGMDVSETETSQRIEQHGETYYFCSEQCKENFANNPEKYLHPRKKGVFTRFLERLAKENHQAFGNKKPSCH; from the coding sequence ATGAGGAAAGATCTTGTCTGTGGCATGGACGTTTCCGAGACAGAGACGAGCCAGCGTATCGAACAGCATGGTGAGACCTATTATTTCTGTTCGGAGCAGTGCAAAGAGAACTTTGCCAACAACCCGGAGAAATATCTGCACCCCAGGAAGAAAGGTGTCTTCACCAGATTTCTGGAACGTCTGGCCAAAGAGAATCATCAAGCCTTCGGCAACAAGAAGCCGAGCTGTCATTAA
- a CDS encoding GFA family protein, with product MKGKCLCGAVAFEIVGKLPKIYQCHCSLCRRVSGSASNSAMLVAVADFHWLSGEDKIVKYQTASGFRSEFCGCCGSPLPNETKDGTLVWVPAGLLDDPAATEIAVHVYVGSKSSWDTAFLPDSAPQYPEMPPAGELMALLHGTND from the coding sequence GTGAAAGGCAAGTGTTTATGCGGTGCGGTCGCATTTGAAATTGTGGGTAAATTGCCGAAAATTTACCAGTGCCACTGTTCGTTGTGCCGCCGGGTCTCCGGTTCGGCATCCAACTCGGCCATGCTGGTCGCAGTTGCTGATTTCCACTGGCTAAGCGGTGAGGACAAGATTGTCAAATATCAGACCGCTTCCGGGTTCAGGTCAGAATTTTGCGGGTGTTGCGGCAGCCCGCTCCCCAATGAAACCAAAGATGGCACTCTGGTTTGGGTCCCGGCAGGGCTGCTCGACGACCCGGCCGCCACCGAGATTGCAGTGCATGTTTATGTCGGCTCCAAGAGCAGTTGGGATACGGCATTCTTACCTGACAGCGCTCCTCAATATCCGGAAATGCCCCCTGCCGGCGAGTTGATGGCCTTATTGCATGGGACAAACGACTGA
- a CDS encoding MarR family winged helix-turn-helix transcriptional regulator, with the protein MFDIVDLPDAAALARLAQRYPQLETPALQTWLGLMRVSDDCQNDLDRFLATHGLTQRKFFVLILLFRNPDGLLVSQLAKGTGVSCATMTGVVDGLHKAQLVTREPHEQDRRACTVSMTPSGQQLLDQVLPQHYRRVSRIMACLGPSERQQLQALLGKISASVQDLSSFHAEEGEPNESCHL; encoded by the coding sequence GTGTTCGATATTGTTGATCTCCCCGATGCCGCTGCTCTGGCCCGGCTGGCGCAGCGTTACCCGCAGCTGGAAACCCCTGCATTACAAACCTGGCTCGGATTGATGCGGGTTTCCGACGATTGCCAGAATGATCTCGATCGATTTCTCGCCACCCACGGCTTGACGCAACGGAAGTTCTTTGTGCTGATTCTTCTGTTTCGTAATCCTGACGGACTACTGGTTTCCCAGCTGGCCAAAGGGACGGGGGTTTCTTGTGCGACCATGACCGGGGTTGTTGATGGGTTGCACAAAGCGCAGTTGGTGACCCGTGAACCGCACGAGCAGGACCGCCGTGCTTGCACGGTGTCCATGACCCCCTCCGGGCAGCAACTGCTCGACCAGGTTCTGCCGCAACACTACCGGCGGGTGAGCCGCATCATGGCCTGCCTGGGTCCCTCTGAACGGCAGCAGTTGCAAGCGTTGCTGGGGAAAATCAGCGCCAGTGTGCAGGACTTATCATCGTTTCATGCTGAAGAAGGAGAGCCCAATGAAAGCTGTCATCTTTAA
- a CDS encoding SHOCT domain-containing protein — MMYGFGDGIYGMGHGFGWILMILFWGIIIYLVIRGTGHWSQKGPGHADKSAEDILKERYAKGEINKEEFDRMKQDLRS, encoded by the coding sequence ATGATGTACGGGTTTGGAGATGGCATTTACGGAATGGGACACGGCTTCGGCTGGATCCTGATGATCCTGTTTTGGGGGATTATTATTTATCTGGTTATCCGGGGAACCGGTCATTGGTCTCAGAAGGGGCCCGGACATGCAGATAAAAGCGCCGAAGATATCCTGAAGGAGCGCTACGCAAAAGGGGAAATCAATAAAGAGGAGTTCGACCGGATGAAGCAGGATTTGCGTTCTTGA
- a CDS encoding ParA family protein yields MKILAMYSIKGGVGKTASAVNIAYWAARAGYRTLLLDLDSQGASSFYFRVKPAASKNWGKRFFKAYEQVLKQIKASDFENLDVIPAHLSFRNFDVMLEQLGAHKNRLRQALKGLKREYDLVILDCPPTISRLAESIFKAADLVLVPVIPTTLSERTFDQLADFFKDEDYGRKKLIPFFTMVDSRKQLHRETAVAMRKRYKRFLRNAIPHSADVEKMGIHRAPIDVYAHGRQANRAYQALWQEIAALLREG; encoded by the coding sequence ATGAAAATTCTTGCCATGTATTCCATCAAGGGCGGAGTCGGAAAAACCGCCTCCGCTGTCAATATCGCTTACTGGGCTGCCCGGGCGGGCTATCGGACCCTGCTTCTCGACCTTGATTCACAGGGCGCTTCATCCTTTTACTTCCGGGTCAAACCGGCGGCCAGCAAGAACTGGGGAAAGCGTTTTTTCAAAGCCTACGAACAGGTTCTCAAGCAGATCAAGGCCAGTGATTTCGAAAACCTGGATGTGATTCCCGCACATCTGAGTTTTCGTAACTTCGATGTCATGCTGGAGCAGCTCGGGGCCCATAAAAATCGGCTGCGGCAGGCCCTGAAAGGATTGAAAAGGGAGTATGACCTGGTGATTTTGGACTGCCCACCCACCATCAGCCGGCTGGCGGAAAGTATTTTCAAGGCCGCTGACCTGGTGTTGGTCCCGGTGATTCCAACCACTCTGTCAGAGCGCACCTTCGACCAGCTCGCGGACTTCTTTAAAGACGAAGACTATGGCCGGAAAAAGCTGATCCCCTTTTTCACCATGGTTGACTCCCGCAAGCAGTTGCACAGGGAAACCGCTGTCGCCATGCGGAAACGCTATAAACGGTTTCTGCGTAATGCCATCCCCCATTCCGCAGATGTCGAAAAGATGGGTATTCATCGGGCTCCCATCGATGTTTACGCCCATGGCAGACAGGCCAACCGGGCCTACCAAGCGCTGTGGCAGGAGATCGCCGCCCTGCTGCGGGAAGGTTAG
- a CDS encoding NADP-dependent oxidoreductase yields MKAVRIHGYGSGEKLMYEDAPLPKIGSTEVLVRVVAAAVNPVDWKIREGYLQQMIPYSMPLTLGWDVSGVVDAVGAEVSRFKVGDAVYSRPDIKRNGTYAEYVAIREQELAHKPRLISHVEAASLPLAGITAWEALINAGGLSAGQRVLIHAGAGGVGSLAIQLAKARGAYVITTTSARNGALVKSLGADQVIDYRSQAFHEQVKDVDLVFDTIGGAVQDSSWAVLRPGGILVSITSPPAPERAESLGVRCAYVFIEPNAEILAHYAELVDSGQVRPLVGAEFALEDIAKAHALSETGHTVGKIVLYVGQP; encoded by the coding sequence ATGAAAGCAGTACGAATTCATGGTTACGGCAGCGGTGAAAAACTCATGTACGAAGATGCGCCGCTGCCGAAAATCGGGTCGACCGAGGTGTTGGTCAGAGTGGTGGCCGCAGCGGTCAACCCGGTTGACTGGAAAATCCGCGAGGGGTATCTGCAGCAGATGATCCCCTATTCCATGCCGTTGACCCTGGGCTGGGATGTTTCCGGGGTGGTCGATGCGGTTGGCGCCGAGGTCTCTCGTTTCAAGGTTGGCGATGCAGTTTATTCACGCCCGGATATCAAGCGCAACGGCACCTACGCCGAATACGTTGCGATCCGCGAGCAGGAGCTGGCCCATAAACCCCGGCTGATTTCCCATGTCGAAGCGGCCTCTCTGCCCCTGGCCGGGATTACCGCCTGGGAAGCCCTGATCAACGCCGGCGGGCTGAGCGCCGGGCAACGGGTGCTGATCCATGCCGGAGCGGGCGGGGTGGGGTCCCTGGCCATTCAGCTGGCCAAAGCGCGTGGTGCCTACGTTATCACCACCACTTCGGCACGGAACGGTGCGCTGGTTAAATCTCTCGGTGCCGACCAGGTCATCGATTATCGCTCCCAAGCCTTTCACGAACAGGTCAAGGATGTCGATCTGGTCTTCGATACCATCGGCGGAGCGGTTCAGGATTCCTCTTGGGCGGTCTTGAGGCCCGGCGGTATTCTGGTGTCCATTACCAGCCCCCCTGCCCCGGAGCGGGCCGAGAGTCTCGGGGTGCGCTGTGCCTATGTCTTCATTGAACCGAATGCGGAGATTCTGGCCCACTATGCCGAACTGGTCGATAGCGGGCAGGTCCGGCCTCTGGTCGGTGCCGAGTTTGCCCTGGAAGATATTGCCAAAGCCCATGCCTTAAGCGAAACCGGACATACCGTGGGCAAAATCGTCCTTTATGTGGGGCAGCCCTGA
- a CDS encoding CYTH domain-containing protein: MPQYEIERKFILTRKPVELLTGVPGEEIRQGYLLLEADRELRIRQRAGQCSMTLKSGQGLKRQEQECAISQAQFEMLWPLTAGRRVEKVRYALRWQGYDLEIDLFTGALAPLMVLEVEFATVAAAMDFVPPEFAGRDLTADKAYKNAALASHGLPLEMESADE, translated from the coding sequence ATGCCCCAGTATGAAATCGAAAGGAAGTTTATCCTCACCCGCAAGCCGGTCGAATTGCTGACCGGGGTGCCGGGTGAAGAGATCCGCCAGGGCTACCTGTTGCTGGAAGCGGACCGGGAACTGCGGATTCGCCAGCGGGCCGGACAGTGCAGCATGACCCTCAAGAGTGGTCAGGGACTCAAACGCCAGGAGCAGGAGTGCGCAATTTCCCAGGCCCAGTTCGAAATGCTTTGGCCCTTGACCGCAGGTCGGCGGGTCGAAAAGGTTCGCTATGCGCTCCGCTGGCAGGGTTACGATCTGGAGATCGATCTGTTCACCGGTGCGCTGGCACCGCTGATGGTCCTTGAGGTCGAATTTGCCACCGTCGCTGCAGCCATGGATTTTGTGCCGCCGGAGTTTGCCGGGCGTGATCTGACCGCAGACAAGGCCTATAAAAATGCCGCACTGGCCAGTCATGGCCTGCCGCTAGAAATGGAAAGCGCTGATGAGTGA
- a CDS encoding zinc-dependent alcohol dehydrogenase family protein has product MKAVIFKQTGEAEEVLALAEVATPVPGAGELLIQVSARPIHPADFMFIAGRYRVKPVFPQVAGFDGVGTIVACGQGVQGFSSGERVAFRSPGTWAELVAAPIGKVYRVPTAIADELACQFPLNPLTAWGLLASCNLQLGSRVLITAGHSVVARLLTAICLRKGFEPFLLVRDVAGYRVIDGASEQNLVTAATVSEVLLGLPGQLRFQAILDAVGGAATPALIDVIEPGGCLITYGVLDDTPLSLKSSILLFKNLRWLGFGVDAWLKQTSPEQLAAASEELWTLLEEQPGLLPVIGTFPLEQVAEAVAAVRSQRKPGKVLLQS; this is encoded by the coding sequence ATGAAAGCTGTCATCTTTAAACAAACCGGCGAGGCCGAAGAGGTCCTGGCACTCGCCGAGGTTGCCACCCCGGTGCCGGGGGCGGGTGAACTGCTGATTCAAGTCAGCGCCCGACCGATCCATCCGGCCGATTTCATGTTTATCGCCGGCCGTTATCGAGTCAAACCGGTATTCCCCCAGGTCGCCGGATTTGACGGAGTGGGCACCATCGTCGCCTGTGGCCAGGGAGTGCAGGGTTTCAGCAGCGGCGAACGGGTGGCCTTTCGCAGTCCTGGTACCTGGGCTGAGTTGGTGGCGGCACCGATCGGTAAGGTTTACCGGGTTCCGACGGCCATTGCGGATGAGCTCGCCTGCCAGTTCCCATTGAATCCGTTGACCGCCTGGGGATTACTCGCCAGTTGCAATCTGCAGTTGGGTAGCCGAGTGCTGATCACCGCCGGGCATTCAGTGGTGGCAAGATTGTTGACGGCAATTTGCCTTCGCAAGGGGTTTGAGCCCTTTCTGTTGGTGCGTGACGTAGCTGGTTACAGGGTCATTGACGGCGCCAGCGAACAGAACCTGGTGACAGCTGCAACAGTGAGCGAAGTCCTGCTGGGGTTGCCTGGACAACTAAGATTTCAGGCTATCCTCGATGCCGTCGGAGGGGCGGCCACCCCGGCGCTGATTGATGTCATCGAGCCCGGAGGCTGTCTGATCACTTACGGTGTCCTTGACGATACCCCGCTCAGCTTAAAAAGTTCCATCCTGCTGTTTAAAAATTTGCGCTGGTTGGGCTTCGGTGTGGATGCCTGGCTCAAGCAGACCAGTCCTGAACAGCTGGCCGCCGCCAGTGAAGAACTCTGGACCTTGCTCGAAGAACAGCCCGGACTGCTGCCGGTGATCGGGACATTCCCTCTTGAACAGGTTGCTGAGGCTGTTGCCGCCGTGCGTAGCCAGCGAAAACCGGGCAAAGTCCTGCTGCAAAGTTGA
- a CDS encoding helix-hairpin-helix domain-containing protein, with translation MSKAIEDVAGIGPATAKILQESGILSADDLAARQVEEVAAIKGFSQVRAAQVIAAARELFVLTREDPVNTAGPAEQTAEAEKQPTKGQKKKDKDKKKKKAKEADKKNKAAKKEKKKEKEEKSGKKSKKKKAKK, from the coding sequence ATGTCGAAAGCGATTGAAGATGTGGCGGGAATCGGGCCCGCAACCGCCAAAATTTTACAGGAAAGCGGCATCCTGAGCGCCGATGACCTGGCGGCCCGGCAGGTTGAAGAGGTGGCTGCCATCAAGGGGTTCAGCCAGGTTCGAGCCGCCCAGGTGATCGCGGCCGCCCGCGAGCTGTTTGTGCTCACCAGGGAGGACCCGGTGAACACCGCCGGACCGGCGGAGCAGACCGCTGAGGCCGAAAAGCAGCCGACAAAAGGTCAAAAGAAGAAGGATAAGGATAAGAAAAAGAAAAAAGCCAAAGAGGCGGATAAAAAGAACAAGGCTGCCAAAAAAGAGAAAAAGAAAGAAAAAGAGGAAAAATCCGGGAAGAAGAGCAAAAAGAAAAAAGCCAAAAAATAG
- a CDS encoding GNAT family N-acetyltransferase encodes MFSFRALNDVPGALIVDALNDAFANYPVALQMTGAKLDFMLRERSVRLEHSFGLFDQDFLCGLVLNGGRSIDGVQTAYDAGTGTRVAYQGKGHGAKLLQQTIKQLSSFGYQRYLLEVLTDNTPAVGLYRRHGFAIQQELACYKASCEALAVHTGIAISIDLPSAWPNRFSSLRQYRPSWQNSDAAVTAVGERCQLIAVMQEQCPCAYAVLVAETGNIMQIGWDDEQAVAALLGRCAALAATAELRIVNIPAAATATERVLLEHGFRRFVTQYEMALELDHA; translated from the coding sequence ATGTTCAGTTTTCGAGCTCTCAACGATGTTCCGGGTGCGCTCATTGTCGATGCGCTGAACGATGCCTTTGCCAACTACCCGGTGGCGTTGCAGATGACCGGAGCCAAACTCGATTTCATGCTGCGTGAGCGCAGCGTTCGTCTTGAGCATTCCTTTGGTCTTTTCGATCAGGATTTTCTGTGCGGGCTGGTCCTGAATGGTGGCAGGAGTATTGACGGGGTGCAAACCGCCTATGATGCCGGCACCGGAACCAGGGTGGCATATCAAGGGAAAGGACATGGCGCCAAGCTGCTGCAACAGACGATAAAACAGCTGAGCAGTTTTGGTTACCAACGATACCTCCTGGAAGTGCTGACGGATAACACCCCCGCGGTGGGACTTTATCGACGCCATGGCTTTGCCATTCAACAAGAGCTGGCCTGCTATAAGGCCTCGTGCGAAGCCCTGGCTGTGCATACGGGCATTGCCATCTCGATCGACCTGCCCTCAGCCTGGCCGAACCGATTCAGCTCCCTGCGGCAGTACCGGCCTTCGTGGCAGAACAGCGATGCTGCGGTGACCGCTGTTGGCGAGAGGTGCCAGCTTATTGCCGTAATGCAGGAGCAATGCCCGTGCGCTTATGCGGTATTGGTGGCGGAAACCGGCAATATCATGCAGATCGGTTGGGATGACGAGCAGGCGGTCGCAGCGCTGCTCGGCCGCTGTGCCGCCTTGGCTGCAACAGCTGAGTTGCGAATCGTCAATATCCCGGCCGCGGCCACCGCGACGGAGCGGGTGCTGCTTGAGCATGGCTTCCGCCGCTTTGTGACTCAATACGAGATGGCTTTGGAGCTTGATCACGCCTGA
- a CDS encoding heavy metal translocating P-type ATPase: MQDPVCGMQVTLESKGGTADWQGETYAFCSVKCREKFNADPEHYLHPESGSVEADQDAVYTCPMHPEIEQRGPGSCPLCGMALEPKEITADAGDDRELQDMSRRFRLSLILTVPVLLLAMGPMLGLPLAQLAAPRLLRWAELILATPVVLWGGWPFFVRGWQSLISRHFNMFTLIGLGVSVSYIYSLVATLFPGLFPAAFRGENGEVAVYFEAAAVITTLVLLGQVLELRARNQTGAAIRALLGLAPKTARRIETDGQEADVPLDQVQAGDRLRVRPGEKVPTDGVVLEGRSAIDEAMVTGESIPVEKTVGDPVIGATVNGTGALVIEAKKVGKDTLLAQIVQMVAEAQRSRAPIQKLADRVAGWFVPIVILAALVTFIIWSLIGPDPRLAHGLINAVAVLIIACPCALGLATPMSIMVATGKGATQGVLFKNAEAIEIMRKIDTLVVDKTGTLTEGKPKLVSLKVVAGQDEKTFLHLAASLERGSEHPLAEAIVAEAGNRHIELSEAADFSSVTGKGVTGQVAGQQVALGNQALLAELEITDHPLQQQAEELRAAGQTVMFVAIDGKAAGLIGVADPVKESSAEAIAQLQEAGLQIIMLTGDNHTTAQAVAAKLGIDGLVAEVLPEQKAAEIKKLQEQGRVVAMAGDGINDAPALAQAQVGIAMGTGTDVAMASAGITLVKGDLRGILRARKLSEATMANIRQNLVFAFGYNALGVPIAAGILYPLFGVLLSPMLAAAAMSFSSVSVISNALRLRRLKI; the protein is encoded by the coding sequence AGCAGACCAGGATGCTGTCTATACCTGCCCCATGCATCCTGAAATCGAGCAACGCGGTCCGGGGTCCTGCCCACTCTGCGGCATGGCCCTCGAACCAAAAGAGATAACCGCTGACGCCGGTGACGACAGAGAATTACAGGACATGTCCCGACGCTTTCGGCTCAGCCTGATCTTGACGGTTCCGGTGCTGCTGCTGGCCATGGGGCCGATGCTCGGTTTGCCCCTGGCACAACTGGCTGCACCGCGCCTGCTCAGGTGGGCGGAACTGATTCTGGCAACTCCGGTAGTCCTGTGGGGTGGCTGGCCGTTTTTTGTCCGCGGCTGGCAATCGCTGATCAGCCGTCATTTCAATATGTTCACGCTCATCGGCCTGGGGGTCAGCGTTTCCTATATTTACAGCCTGGTGGCAACCCTCTTCCCCGGCCTGTTCCCGGCGGCTTTCCGCGGGGAGAATGGTGAGGTAGCGGTCTATTTCGAGGCGGCAGCGGTCATCACCACGCTGGTGCTACTCGGTCAGGTGCTGGAACTGCGCGCCCGCAACCAGACCGGCGCAGCGATTCGGGCTTTGCTGGGCCTGGCGCCCAAAACCGCCCGGCGGATTGAGACGGACGGTCAGGAAGCGGATGTTCCGCTGGACCAGGTTCAGGCCGGGGACAGACTGCGGGTCCGACCCGGTGAAAAAGTTCCCACCGATGGGGTCGTGCTTGAAGGGCGCAGTGCGATCGATGAAGCGATGGTCACCGGCGAGTCGATTCCGGTGGAAAAAACCGTCGGCGACCCGGTGATCGGAGCCACGGTCAATGGCACAGGGGCTTTGGTGATTGAGGCGAAGAAGGTCGGCAAGGATACACTTCTGGCCCAGATCGTCCAGATGGTAGCCGAGGCGCAGCGGAGTCGCGCGCCGATTCAGAAGCTCGCCGACCGGGTCGCCGGATGGTTTGTGCCGATCGTTATTCTGGCGGCCCTGGTGACTTTTATCATCTGGTCCCTGATTGGTCCCGATCCACGCCTGGCTCATGGTTTGATCAATGCCGTGGCCGTGCTGATTATTGCCTGCCCCTGTGCTTTGGGCCTGGCAACCCCCATGTCCATTATGGTGGCCACCGGTAAGGGAGCGACTCAGGGGGTTCTGTTTAAAAATGCCGAAGCCATCGAGATCATGCGCAAGATAGATACCCTGGTGGTTGATAAAACCGGGACTCTGACGGAAGGAAAACCCAAACTGGTCTCTCTTAAAGTCGTTGCGGGCCAGGATGAGAAAACCTTTTTACACCTAGCGGCCAGCCTTGAGCGGGGGAGTGAACATCCCCTGGCCGAAGCCATCGTGGCCGAAGCCGGAAACCGGCATATTGAGCTCAGCGAGGCTGCAGATTTTTCCTCGGTCACCGGCAAAGGAGTGACCGGCCAGGTCGCCGGCCAGCAGGTCGCCCTGGGTAATCAGGCCCTGCTCGCTGAGCTGGAGATAACGGATCACCCCTTGCAGCAACAGGCGGAGGAGCTGCGTGCTGCAGGACAGACGGTCATGTTCGTCGCCATTGATGGCAAGGCCGCCGGCTTGATCGGCGTGGCCGATCCGGTCAAGGAAAGCTCTGCCGAAGCGATCGCTCAATTGCAAGAAGCAGGGCTGCAGATCATCATGTTGACCGGGGATAATCATACCACCGCGCAGGCCGTCGCTGCCAAGCTGGGCATTGACGGACTGGTGGCCGAAGTTCTTCCCGAACAGAAAGCCGCGGAGATCAAAAAGCTGCAAGAGCAGGGCCGCGTTGTCGCCATGGCCGGAGACGGAATCAATGACGCACCGGCTTTGGCGCAAGCCCAGGTCGGTATCGCGATGGGGACCGGAACCGATGTCGCCATGGCTAGTGCCGGAATAACCCTGGTTAAAGGAGACCTGCGCGGCATCCTCCGGGCACGCAAATTGAGCGAGGCGACCATGGCTAATATCCGCCAGAACCTGGTCTTCGCATTCGGCTACAACGCCCTTGGGGTCCCGATTGCCGCCGGCATTCTTTATCCCCTCTTCGGAGTCCTGTTGAGCCCGATGCTGGCGGCAGCGGCCATGAGTTTCAGCTCCGTTTCGGTGATCAGCAACGCCCTGCGGTTACGCAGGCTGAAGATATAG